Proteins encoded by one window of Rhea pennata isolate bPtePen1 chromosome 11, bPtePen1.pri, whole genome shotgun sequence:
- the LOC134145279 gene encoding natural killer cell receptor 2B4-like, with translation MQHPCLMLLLILHQAPKVTGSSEQLFAATGSSVLLTFNNISEIIGFLQWEYKKGPTQEGIVDYFKLDSKIVIYDHYEGRVQFHTSNGSLELRNAQVNDSGTYVVTVNLKKNLVREILLLVIDPVSKPGLQTDSTLADTPIQLSCVVEHLGTVKDIVWKKNGQLLHPDCHYVFSEDFRVLQIQNGQKSDCGSYSCNVSNEVSWDEASLDLVIDGLKPFLKQAQKISAAASFLAWAATLDLLVLYYLSGKKRVGVMSWRWPCVGFLLLLFGSCLLLAVASGLWIQEEGISLVFLLMLFLVMGIIVMLLVAVILALSPVMLQAFKAKPWTHTVLDTTLLGGMVLNVLFNSLLLRDIQHQQRKGCSPDFDWTAATVIVSVVSLSVFLVVFVWYQREIKYQEAPEKKLQAEGHQKLTNCKNEEHEAQL, from the exons ATGCAGCATCCTTGCTTGA tgctgttacTTATTTTACATCAGGCTCCAAAAGTCACAGGATCCTCAGAACAGCTGTTTGCAGCTACAGGATCTTCAGTGCTGCTCACCTTCAATAATATCTCAGAGATCATAGGGTTCCTGCAGTGGGAGTATAAAAAAGGCCCGACACAGGAAGGAATTGTAGATTACTTCAAGTTAGATTCAAAAATAGTGATCTATGATCACTATGAGGGCAGAGTACAATTCCATACATCCAATGGCTCCCTTGAGCTGAGAAACGCACAAGTGAATGACAGCGGTACTTACGTGGTCACGGTCAACTTAAAGAAGAACTTAGTAAGAGAAATATTACTCCTAGTTATAG ACCCCGTGTCCAAACCTGGCTTACAGACAGATTCAACACTGGCTGATACACCTATCCAATTATCTTGTGTGGTGGAGCATCTTGGCACAGTAAAAGATAttgtttggaagaaaaatgggcAGCTGCTTCACCCAGATTGTCATTATGTGTTTTCTGAAGACTTCAGAGTTTTGCAAATACAGAACGGGCAGAAATCAGATTGTGGCTCCTACTCCTGCAATGTCAGCAACGAAGTAAGCTGGGATGAAGCCTCCCTGGATTTGGTCATTGATG GTTTGAAACCTTTTCTGAAGCAAGCACAGAAAATCTCTGCCGCTGCTAGCTTCTTGGCATGGGCTGCCACACTGGATCTCCTTGTTCTGTACTAcctatcaggaaaaaaaagagttg GAGTAATGTCTTGGAGGTGGCCTTGTGTaggctttcttctgctgctattTGGATCTTGTCTTCTTCTGGCCGTTGCCAGTGGTCTCTGGATACAAGAGGAAG gCATCTCTCTGGTCTTTCTTCTAATGCTTTTCCTTGTCATGGGAATCATTGTAATGTTATTAGTAGCTGTGATCTTGGCACTTTCCCCAGTCATGCTGCAGGCATTTAAAGCAAAACCAT gGACCCATACTGTCTTGGACACCACTCTTCTGGGAGGAATGGTGCTAAACGTGCTGTTCAACAGCCTGCTGCTGCGGGACATTCAGCATCAGCAAA GAAAAGGATGCTCACCTGATTTTGACTGGACAGCAGCAACAGTTATCGTATCTgttgtttctctctctgtgtttcTAGTCGTCTTTGTGTGGT ATCAACGGGAAATAAAATACCAAGAAGCaccagaaaaaaagctgcaagctGAAGGGCATCAGAAATTAACG AATTGCAAAAATGAAGAACACGAGGCACAGCTTTGA